Genomic DNA from Mycobacterium stomatepiae:
TATCGGTCCACAGCAATACAGCGAAACGGACCAGAGCGTCGATTGCATGAATTCTGGGTCTTCAACTAAATCCACAACAACATAATTCTCGCAAGAGGCACGTATCGCCATCGCGCACGATTGGGCAATTCTCGCTCTCGAAACCCATCCGATACTGGTTTCAAGTGTGAATTCCTTATCCTTGTGTTGCAATACCGTAGCGGCAATCGGACGTCGTTCGGGCTCATAGGTTTCCAACAACAAGGTTTGGGAGACTTCGCCATTCTCGCCTTGTGCCAGCTTCCATCCCAGATTCACCCTATCGCCAATTCCAAGATTGAATCTCTCTCCTTCGGCCGGATTATGAATGCGGCCGGGATCGCCGGCCAGTAACGCGCTTCCGATCCGGAAGCGGCTGGCGATCCGGCTGGGGAAGCGAAAAATGGTCACCCAGTCGATATCTGACAATTGCGCATCGGCATCAAAGTAGAACTCAAACCGGCACCGAAGATGACTGCCGTCAATTAGCGAAAGAAACCCAACAAACCCCATCATTACGTCGGCAAGCAACCCGCACTGCAAATAGTTCTGACCACCGAACTCGGTGTCAAGTAGTCGACTAACGGTACTGCTCGCCCTGTCCGCGCCGATCAGCCAGCCGGTGAATAGCATTTTGCCTCCTGCGCCGCTGCGTACCAGGACACGAACGCCAGCGCACTCTTCGACCGGATCCACAAGGGAGCAACGCCATTCGATATCGACGCCGTACCGCCCGAGCGCGGCGATGAGTAGGCGTTCGGTCTAAGATTGCTGCAGAGACAGCGCAAAAGAATGTCGGATCCATCTCTACATCTCTGCACCGAAGATCTCCTGTCATGAGTAGGAGGCGCTGCCGGGAACCGCTTTATCGACAGTGGCGGGGCCCATTCCTCGT
This window encodes:
- a CDS encoding FAD-dependent monooxygenase, with the translated sequence MLFTGWLIGADRASSTVSRLLDTEFGGQNYLQCGLLADVMMGFVGFLSLIDGSHLRCRFEFYFDADAQLSDIDWVTIFRFPSRIASRFRIGSALLAGDPGRIHNPAEGERFNLGIGDRVNLGWKLAQGENGEVSQTLLLETYEPERRPIAATVLQHKDKEFTLETSIGWVSRARIAQSCAMAIRASCENYVVVDLVEDPEFMQSTLWSVSLYCCGPII